One Dermacentor albipictus isolate Rhodes 1998 colony chromosome 10, USDA_Dalb.pri_finalv2, whole genome shotgun sequence genomic window, CAGTTGACGCCAgggacgtacgaaattgctcctgtgggttcaacctcgtgCTCTCCTCTGGCATCCAGTGATGTAGTGTACATCAGTAGGCTCAAAAcatactacactgcttccgagccCGGTCTTTAGTAGCTTTGGGACGGTGCTTTTGCAGTCAGCGTTAGCGCTACAGACCAATATTTACGATGAGGAAAAAGCTAGTAGTGcaaagacgacgatgacgattagaggcgagcgcgggctgttgcctcttggctaaGTGCGGCGTGTTTGTAAATATATATGTAAATAGCTCCCCTCTGTgccttcctacgtaacaatatgacaAAATATTCAATTCCTCCTCTCCAGCTGTCCAGCGGTGTAAGCTCCTTATGTATGAACAGTGGTAGCACctttttcaaatgtttgaaaCAAAGTGCTCGCTTACGCATTATGGGCAAGCTACGTGTCTCTCAAAGCTGCAGAATATCCACTACTGATAACTATTTTGCCAAACACTAATACCTAGCTGGCAAACTGCTCTGAAATATAGCTCTGTAACCAGCAGCGACTGTTCGAAACAACACTGTGACATCCTGTGTTTTTTTCATTGCGCTCTACAATGTAGGCCCATAGTGCTTCGTTTTGTTTCCATGCTATGCGAAAATATGCCGAACGTACGCTTTATAAAAAGCAGAAAAACCCACAAAATAGGAACTATGCACTGCAGGGAAATATGCAGTAGAGTGGTTCGTGCCACCGACGGTGTAATGTTACTGCTTGCAATTTCCAGAACATCTTTTACTGTTATATTAAAAGAACATTATAGACAAAGAGTCAATGAATTTCAATTGATGGTCAGAGTAATCTTAATAGAGTTCAATGATTTCGCCTCCATTtattgattattagaagagaaaatgaagatgAAAGCCTCCGATCTTAAATTTCCTGTTGGCACCCCACCACTACTACGTCGGTGTGAAGTTAAAGGTCGTCTTAAATGATTCTTTTCGCACTTGGGTAATTGTGGCCACTAAATGTTTTTGAAACTTGATAAGTTCCGCATCTTGCTCTTCTTGAATACCAACATCGGTGTATGTTTGCAGATAAAGCTTTCACAAGGCCCAAGCAGAGGCCTACAAAATACATGATGTCACAGCGAGTGGGGGCTGTAATTGCAACGCGGCGTGCCCGCACCAATTTTGTTGTAGCGTACTTTTGTCACATCACACCTTTTTACGTGGTTGTAGCGGCTATTTCGTTATTGCAGAAAAGCAAATATTGTTTCTCTTTTGGACCCCTTTAAACGAACAGTGTCGTGTTGAAAACCAGGCAGCCACATTACAGTTCTGGGGTTGCCAAAACTGAAACTTTCGGAGCGTGTATTTGGTTGTTTAGATTAAGTTTAGGTGGGTATCTGAAATATCCTTACCAACGCCATAACCACGTTCTCCGAACCTGGTGATCGATCAGCAGACGTTTCCACGTATCGTTCATCGTGTTCGTTAGACAATGATATTCCGTGCATATCTGATGAGGCACGTCTGAGTTTCGGTGTCGTCCGTATTGCCTCAACCCAAACATGCCCGTTGCTATGCTCTGGAACTAATCTACCATTGTCAGTAACACCGTTAGCCATCTgaaagagagagcacatatcCGTGCGCATAAATGACCATCACACAATAGGGGACAGCAAACATCGTTCGCTAGTCAGTGCGGAGGTTTATCACACGAGGTGTGCTTGACCAAAGGGTTTGCTCTCTGCAGTGCTGTGCTGCTTTATTATCTGCGTTATTGCCGCTGCATTGCAAGCCCAGATTACCTGAATTGGTTTTATAAAGAACTTCTTCTATTGCACTATTTTTTTACCATATGTGTCTCGGATCTTAATTGAGTGATTATTCCACACAATACAAATTGCAGTAGCGTTCCCGAGGTCTCTTTGACAAATGGTTCTTGTGCAATTCACCAGTATTCCACGCCTAAATGCTTTTAACGCGTTCTTTTTCACATGGCgttattcttttcttttccatACAATAATAATCAAGCTCTCTTTATTCCCGGAATCTTTCAATGTCACCCTTTCTGACGGTTGAAATCAGTTGTTCGGGTTTTCCCTCCCTTTCTATGTAATCGCTCCAATAAAAAGCAAGAAGTGCACATCCGGGACAGACAATGCACATTACCAGGCTATCTGACACGTGCCTATGAAGACTTATAATTTTCTTTAGGGTGAACTTAAGGACCCGCCCGACATGGGCTATTCGCCTGAAGTATCGTTTAAATATGGCGTTCTGCGTTTAGCTCACAGAAAGAATGGGAGTTCAAGCGAATCTCCTCCATAATTGCAGGGGTTGGGGAGTGCCAATCAGGTTATTGATTTAAGCGGAAGACTAAATTTGATGATCACAGCTTTTCAAAGTACCATTCATTTTTCAAATTGTGACAACTTGTAGCTTTCCAAGAATTCTTTCCTCTAGCGCACTGCGGCAGTTTACCGTTTTTCAATTCGCGAGCCTCTCTACGTCGCATCATTGCACATGAATCGCGAAAGCGACAGAAGCCACCGACAAGCTCGCGCAGGAGCATTACAAAAGAAGTGCGCCAACTCTCACGATACGCTGTACACAGATGTGCCCAGGTACAAGCGCAGACACGTACACACCGTCAGCGTCGTGGACGGTGTGAGATCGCCGTGGCAACGATACAGCACATTGACACCACAGGAGCTGAAGAGGCGGTCATAGCCATAGCCATTGTCATGGACCCCCGAAAAGCACACGTCACGATAATCACGGATTAACACGAAGCATGTCGTAACTACGATGCTCGTAGAATTTCGCGAACAGTGACCTTCGTATTAAGGATTTCTACCCTTCCTGAAACGGCGACAATAGCATGAACGCCTGGACACAACTCTTGCTGGAAACTGGAGGGCCCACACCTCGGCTCGAGCGCATACTTACCGAGCCTCAAAGTGAGAGAACCATGACGAGATAAATTTCGAACCAACCATAAAACAGTTTTCACGCCATAGATCAACATTTCAGACTACAGCGCCGGCAATATCCCCCGTTGCACGACTCCCCCACGCACACCGAAGCAACTTCGCGGAGGCAGCTACAGACAAACACCTTTCGGCACCGCACACCATGTCCCGCCATTTACCCCTCACAATAGCCGCAGCAGTGCCCAGATTGCAATGTTCCGGCCACGCTCTACCACACCACTTGGGCACGTCAGCTCATGAGTGTCCGCCCTAGAATCCCACATCCCGCCACACAACAATGAAGAGACTCACTATCTGGCGTCAACTCTGGGGACCGGCTTGATGTGGTCTTCACAGCACGCCGGGCATCCGCAGTTCATGGGGTCTTGGGCTgcagactccccccccccctccccacgccCCGGGCTAGTCGAAGCACACTGCAGTTTCCCTTTATATTactaaatgttttctctctccctcaccTTCCGGTTCTTTTCCACGAATCAGCCCATGATCTGAAATGTTGCTATGTATGTCATTACTCTAGCCTGCTTTATTAAGAATTTCCGATAACTCGTAACGTCATCACATGATGCTTCTGCAAATGGCATTACCATGGTTCGGGTTTCCTTTAGCTCGTATTTAACCTCGTGAAAGATGGAAATCACGTATGGTAAATGTGTCAGGTTGTAGCAGAAGATTGGGCTTAAGGATCTTTGTGTACATCAACACAGAAGtgcaaaatcaagaaaggggctgaaagatggaatagcacactgtggtataaagtttgtaaacaggtataaggtgcctcagaaagtctggccaacgtttcgataggaggacacATCTTTTTCGaaggcggcctcgtcattctcggcatgttagttttaaagggttagtgcagtgacgtcccATGCGGGTGTTCTCGCTGGCGGCCGGTTTTAAAGGGAGAGCCTTCAGAGGAAACGAGCGCTGTCGCCCCATGtttgtgagcttcgttcccaaggcgaggggacaagagcgggagaatGGGAACAcgggaagaaaagaaataaaagaaaggttaTGAAAAAAAGGATAAAAGGGAGAACCCAGGGTGACACCAAgccaaaaagaacaaaagaaaacaaaaacggagagagaaagaacaagaaagagaaaaaaaattaagaaagacgGGGGTCTGGGAGCGCGTTGGGGAGGCGAgaggttaggaagcattcagCGGTATAGTTGGCGGCATGctcttgtggcattagaagagccggtcaggcgttGTGTACGCCCTCAACTTATGATTCAGCACACTTTTATTTCAAATTTTCTCCTGCCAGTTGTAAAGACTTTCACTGCAATATTAGCAATCTATATCCATATATGCATACCTAAGAATGCCTTCCACGGTTGCATTCTTAGCGTATTCCATTTCTCGGGATTCCGATGGTATAACTGCCACACAAGCTTGTCTGCAGTGTTAGCGCATTACTTTACCTAAATGTTATGAGGACGCAAGGGTAGTCGTTCCTCAAAACCTGTTTCCTTCTCGCCTCCATGAAACGTACGATGCCGCATAGAATCGTTGTGGTCGCAGCCCTCTTGCACTTTCACAGCTGTGCTTTTTTGTTTCGCGGCGATTGTTGCATTGCGATTGGATTCTCTTAACGGAGAGCACTGAAATGACATTTATACACTTATCTACTTTCTTTTTTGGCATTTAATGAAGGCCCGAGTAGGGAGCACATATCATCTGTAAATACAGTTAAAATGTCTTTCAAACGAAGTGTTGGGGCTTCCACAACCTTTCAATatgcaggtcacttcgttgtaaaagtCGCGCACTACACCGACCACACTATAGAGCCCGCTAAGCACGCTCAATAAAAATCAAATCAAAAACATCCATTTAGCATGAATTCAAGTAGCCTTAGAGAAACAGGTCACTATGTTTTTAGGACACTTTGACAATGCGCGACGGTAGCCAAAACCTAATGCATCGAGGTTCACAGTATGTTTCAAAGTTGGAGATCTTAGAATATAGCTATCAGCCTCCTTGGCTTCGAACGTCTCGGTTTGAATTCTTGCCTTCCATGACATTCGCATCCTCTCCGCCATAGAAGGCTTTGAGAATGTCTTAGGTAGTCAGGTATGGGCTTGTGCCATCGCGTTGTCATCAAGTGCGACGCATTCGTTAGCCGCCGCACCCACGGGTGCGCCACAGCTAACGAAGTTGGGGCGCACTTGGACTAGTGCGGCAGCACGGCTTCTGGCAACAGCATGCTTGTCACGTGCGTCGCTAGCGCTGCAGCCCCAAGCGCAGAGTGCATTCATGACACATGTTTGTGACGTGTGCAGATGCCAGTGGCGGCAGCGCTACGCGGCGTttgttgtaaagcaacaaatgaGCCGTCGAGGACGCCTAGGCTCTTTCGTTGTACACGTAAATTCGTCGTAGTGTCTTCGTTGTCGGGTCGTTTACGTTACATATGAAACCTAGTGATTCGGTCGAGACAGAATCGATCCTTCGCCTACATATACAGGTTATTTTGCTGTAAAGGTGATAGGCTGTTGTGAAACGCTCACAGAAACCTAAATATATTTATTAATATGTTTTCCTCTAAGAACTAGTTTCAGTTGAGCTACCAAAGACGCGTATAAGTGATGGCTTCATGATATGCTGGTTCGTCCGGCTCCTTGATCGCTATATCTAGCACACGCAAGCGGTAGCAGTAGCAAGTACaacactcttttctttttttttggcatacAACATTATCATACCTAGTCTTATTGCAGCACAATGTCAGCAAGTCTAGTTCTTAGTCATCATGTTTCCAATATCGATGACATGGGTTCTCGCATTTCGCGACCCCAATGGTTAGTATACTACCTAAGGTGTTTCCCAAACCACTATTTTTCGCAACCTTTATATTTTCTAGGTGCCCTCTTTGACATTCAAAAAATATTTGGGTAGACTTTCTACAAAGTATCAAATAAGTGTAACTGCTCCTTTTAAACGCAACTTTGTTATTCCGAATATCGGCATGAACTTGTGAGTTCGGAACGTATTTTAGGCTTCCATGGGCATTCAAGAACCACCGGTAGTTCTATGCACTCTTACGGAATTGTAGTGACCACCTGGAGAACGCGTGGTGCTGAATTCATAAAGCTTTTCGTTCGGAAGAGCTGCCTGCTATTCGCCGGTCACTTTCTCTATAACAACATGCCCAACCACACGACATGATGGTTCCTGCTACGAACAATTCTGACGTGGAAGATTTTTCGCGCGTGGGTACATTGTGCACTTAAGAAAGCAAATCTTTGAAAGACTAATTCAATTTAACGTAATACAATTtgagttttacgtgctaaaacggCGATATCATTTAGGCATGCCACAGTAAGAGACTGGATTATTTAGATCTCATGGGGacctttaccgtgcacctaaacctCAGTGAAACAGCATTCATGCATTTCACCGCTTTCAGAATGAGTCCATGCCGCAAAGTATTGAACCCACGACTCGACAGCGCTAGGCCGTAGCCCCTAAGCTATCACGCCGGTTACACCGAAGGTTCTTTCGGTTGCTTTTGCTAAGTCGGGGTCTGTGTACCTGAGTAATGTTTGAAGTTTAAAGTATATACAGTATACAGGGTGCCCGAAAAGTTTACTCTGCAGAGTTCATAGTAGCCTTAAAACTTGAAGTTTTACTCACGGCAGAGCAGTATGGACTAAGAAGATACTCATAACGGATGTCCACCACCATCTTACAGGAACCATGGCTGTCTGTAACACTTGGCAGTGTGTGACGATTGTTATGCTACGCTCATCTTTTGAGTCCCAACAACGAGCTACAGGCCTTGAACTGCCGTTTAGCACGTGAAGCTGCGATGTAATTCCCAATTATCGTCATACATTTATTTTCTAGCTGAAGTGTAACTTTTCGAAACGTTGTTCATCATGTATACTGCTTTGGTGTAGCCGACAAAAATTATTTTATTAATTCAATCGATGCTTTCTACTTACCAAAAATGAAGTGAAAACAAATTTCGCGGCAATGGAAGTTTCGCTTATTTTGGAGACTGTTTGATGTGAGATTGATTGATGTGAGATGTGATGTGAGAGGTGATTTAACAACTGCAATATTATTGACTTGCTTGCGCAATGCAGCCGTGGCATAGTGCAGCAGAAGGAACAGGTTAAAGCCAAAAATTATGGGGCAAAATTAAGGGCATACTCGATCGAATAGTTAAGTTTGCTATACAACTTGCCAGGCTAGAACGAAGGACTCAAAGACCCCTGAATACTTTTCATGCTTTccggtaactgcagcttatgtaactgtaacgtttacaaagaagcgctggcggcgaacgctatgcacgaaggcaagcttacgggtagaaacgcggcctttttCGAGGGTTGAATTTCTGTTAAATTGTTTCACATTTttgatatttcagtctgagaagaggtAACGTAAAAGATATGCgctgtttgtgttttttttttcagtagattTGTTCTTGGGCTGCCGTTCacgaaattccgaggaataactttgcaaACAATGAAAGACAAGTTATGAGCAAgtttggtggtagagaagtggttgggcATGCGTCATTCGGAATGTCGTCCGAAATGCTTTTTGCCGAAGCGGCGTCCCACGCTGGACGCCCACGCTGGATTTTCTGTGACGCGAGggccttaacgctttcgcgttaaaagaCAGCAAGCAATATTGCGATATGGATGGTTGGGTATATGGCGATAATACGCACCCATAGGTACAATCCTTTTTGGCGTACGCGAGAATTTTAACAGCTGAAAACTAAATTATGTTACACTGATGTGCGTTGTAATCGATGATACATATACAAATGTCATGTGCTTATGCTTTCAGCGCAGACGTTCAACGTCACGTTGATCATGCGGAATTTGCTCCTGTCAAGCGGTGCTGGTAGTCTATAGAAAAACATGTTTAATTTGTAACACAGCAGAAAACCCTTACATCATTTGTGCACATCTTAGCACCTTATAATGTAGAATTCTTGTGAATTTCTTGCttatcagtctttttttttctttcttgtcattGTTATGCACTCAACCGCTAAGCAGATACGCACTCTGATCGCTTTGGCTCTGGCAACGTGTTCCCTGGTCAACAAAAGGCGGTAATGACTTCATTATCGCCataaaaaaaaggaggggagaAAGCTGTGCAGGACGTAGGTGTCTGCGCATTCACACTGTTCTTCGATGCGCTGTTGATTGGTTCAGCAGCTTTGTGATTACATTTTCTAAGTTTAACAGTCAAGCAGCGAGTAAGTGGTACGAACATGTAGCTGCTCGCTCGGTGCGATAGTATGGCATGCTCGCTGTGAGAGTATGTCGGTCGGGCAGCGTGCGTCACTGAATGGTGGGAACGCACTGTGAATATCTAAATGTGAACTGTTACGGTAGGCGTTGATGCTCCTTATAATGCAATTCTAATTCTATCTACAAGAGTAAGCCAAGCAAGTGAGAATGCTACGCCATTCGAGGTAGCCCAGGTCAAATCGTCGACGCTGCTTTGCACGCACACTACCAAAGCGTTTGGGATGGACCCTATCGAGCAAcgatcattgtttttttttcttgcgatcaAGTAAATAAATGATTAAATCAGTTTTATTTCCAACGGTTATATTGCACACAGCGAAAAGAGCAACCagaaaaacggccatattgaggCGGCTTGAAGGCACAGGGCCTCCGAAACAACAGAGGCTAGCTGGCGCAACTGAATCGAACAGGAAGCAGTGCAAATTTATGCAAATAAAGCGATGAAAGCAACAATTGTACAATAGACTTCGAATATATTAGAAAGCAAACAATTTAGGTAAGTATTTGACATTAGTAAAAGAAaatttgttgacttgacaaaaaGGAAATACGGCGTGCGACTACAAAATGTCTTAAAAGGTCATTCTTATTTCGTGTTAAGAAGTTAATGTCTTGCTGATCCAGGCAGGTATGTATGATTGGCAGTGAATGATTATTGCATTGCAGTTCGTGATTAGcccacgagaaaaaaaattaccatgGCAGTTGATAGCGATGAAGGCATAAACTTATtggttcgtgtttttttttcgggAGGTTCATAAATGATTACAGGTCGCTGCTAAAACGGCATGTTCAAACTGAAAATCCCTCGCAACAAAATCACTTTTTTTCATTGTACGCAGGTGCCTGTTCAGAACACGTGGGAGGAGTACCACTCTTTCTGGAAATGGGACGAGTACTTCACCACATTGATGGCTGAGCGCAGGGGTTTCCGAATGTCTCATTTGTTCGTCAAGCCGCCCGACCTTCTTCATCGGCTCTCCACCGTCATTGGAGAGACCGACACACGCACCCTCTTCGATTACATTCGCTACCGGTTCATTGTGTTCGTCGCCCCATTTCTCTCCAACGACTTCGAATTCCTGCTTCCGCTCAGCCACGCGTACCACCAGGCCACAGTACCCGCCAGGTCCCTGGCCTGCCTTCATTCCATGGAGAAAATCTACCCTTACGCCATGTGGGTCCTGGCGTCCACTGCAAACCAGCAGAGCGTGGAGTCAGCAACCTGGAAGGAGCAACAGAAAACCGTGCGCGCGCTTACGGCCGCCTGCAAGAGAGTCTTGAGAGACCACATTGCTgaagagggctggatgatgcccgCCGAACTCGAGAATACCGTCTCGAAGCTCAACGAAATGACCGTCCTCACCGAGTACGACCTTGAGCAGGAGATGACAACGCTGGTTCGCTACCACTCCAGACTAGCCGTGCCGCTCGCCAGCCAGTCTCCGTTTCAGGCGTTCCTGACGTTACAGCAGTCGAGTAGCCAACTGTATTGGTTGTCAGCCGACGAAAACGTCGATATCGACACGAGAGTCGCAGCGAGCAGCCTTGTGCCGGGATACGAGTACCGTGAGTCCAACAAGAGTGTGTGGGTCGCCCCGGCAAGTATGGCGCTTTTGACAGCCCTCAACGTAGCTCCCGTTTTTCTCATGCCGTCGGTGCTCCCATACATCATCATGGGACTGGCAACGCCGATCTATTCGGCAGTGGCAATGCGCGGTTACCTGAGGCATCGCGAGACCAGCACGAAATTGGCCAAGACGAGGTTGTGCCTATTCGAGCAGTACTACGCCAGTATGACGCACCTCGTCAAGGAGGACGTGGCACTTGACGCTGCCCACAGCAAATTCGTCGAGTTCGGCACACTTGTGGCGCTGTTGTACGACGTGTTCCAGATATACAAGAACGTGACGACTTCGATGACAGTCGGCGCAGCCGGCGCGACGGATAATTCGACGGACACGGCACTCGACCAGATGTTTTTGACCGCCTGGGCGTTGACCCAGTGCGACGAGATGGCACCCATGTTTCAGGAACAGGCACCAACGATGTTTCAGGCAGCCCGCGACCTTGTTGTAGCTCATGCAAATGCGAGGGAGCAGACGATGATACGTTTCATGGAGGTGCCCCCGCGGCTACTAGTGGACATTTCGGTGCAGAACTTCAAAAAGTTCGGCAGTATCTTTGATTGTCCAGCTGGCAGTGCCATGAACCCTGTCTTACGTTGCAAGACCTTATGACGGCCTGTTCCACATGGCAGTGAGAAATGGACGAAGTCGGCCGATGAAAACATGAGCAGATGAGGACATTGTTAGTCATTTTGTCTTGTGCAGTGCTCTCTTTCCTTTTCGACGTCATCTGCAGTTGCCTCATAAAGTTGTTCTGCTGTGACCACTCCTTATTGGTTGCTCACGAGGACTGCTACTCATAAAGCGAGCTAGATACATGTAACGAAGCACGCACATCAGCCATCTTTTATCTAAGGCATCAGGTATCATATATTCGTGCTTGTATTCGGGCACAAAAGCTCACACTGACATAACATTACTGAAAGGAGATAAAATTAGGTAGGGAAAAATGCCAGAGGTGAAGCCGCACGCAATCCAGCTGAATTCCAACGCAGTGGATAGAAAAAAGGCTAACAAAAGATGTGCAACTCTGCAGCTGCCATCTATAGACAAGAGTGGAAGAGCTTATCTCCTAAGATATGTCAGAACGTCAAGTTCGTGATTGTACTAATAATAGCGTTAGCAGTTCGTCTAAGCTGTGAAGCTGAGCATTGCCGTATTTGACACAAAGTTAGGCGTATCTGTGAGCAGTCTACAGCATGGTGTTCTATATCGTGGTGTTCTGCAATAACCACGTTCACTCATCCCGCTATAGTACCAACAGGATTCAAGTTTTCCACAGTCCTCTTAAAGCTACTTGCGATTGCTTACCATGTCATATTCTGCATTTACCAAATAACAAGAACGTGTGGGATGATGAAGTGGCAACTCCCACGCAGAACACGATGGCTTATTACGTCAGAAAATAGCGAATTCAATATGCATTACATCAGAGGCTTAGGGGAGCTGCAGCCGCGGCTGCGGTCCAGAGATCCGTAAACTGCGCAGCAAGTCTGATCGAATGGTCCGTTAGGCGAGCTTTCATAGCGATAGTATGTCGCCACATCACTGACTTGAGGGGCACAGAAGCCTTAGGTTTCAGTGTAGTCATGCCTCAATTGCACCCGACATCCATAATGAGAGGTTTTCGCTGCGTAATGTGTTCTCCCTGGTTGCCAAAGCCCAAAGGAACACTGGGAGTCTGCGGCTCGTTCGAGGGAATGTGTGCCAGCTCCCCTCTGTCTGCGGAAACGTGGATACACGTCTATTTTGTGCGCAGGGTGAAATTTTTGTCGTGGTGATGGATACCATGGCAGGGTCCAGTGCAAGGCGACTGGATAAAACCGCGTATCGTGTCATACCGAAGGAAGGTATGTGAACAAGTTGTGAGTTCCTGGAAAGTAAGGGGAGTTCACCTAATGATGTGCCGCTGGCGACGGACGGCGGGTGGTCCTGATGGGTTGTTGCCTCGCTTGAACTCGGATGTATCTGAGCTGGCACGCCAGACGATGCGAGGAAGAACTC contains:
- the LOC135904196 gene encoding neprilysin-21-like isoform X1, whose translation is MHAGTEDSVLRQLTEAFGNRKYFLISAGVTFLLMLAALVTASKHLNNVRNQAVDPRRRVPYRLKQINSQSTAEGLMQDLAHFNEVLGPRFKAGDKTSTEPSACSHPDCRWVSLYLTNRVQNPADPCTDLYEHACGHQWRGGGEYPFGPRSFRQLAVGTMVANLHSYFNRTSKQNFQDELQGRFLHQFSNLYMDCIIEYKGKNERESLQDTLRDFHIHETNHDENLTSLLGSLDRELRVFPFVTVSLVPETLRAAVTPSTTLLKRYFLSAERPIDGEYTRIVARALALLKPDTDVRKHAQNVHDLERKLESSVAGLVRAQKQQAVPVPVQNTWEEYHSFWKWDEYFTTLMAERRGFRMSHLFVKPPDLLHRLSTVIGETDTRTLFDYIRYRFIVFVAPFLSNDFEFLLPLSHAYHQATVPARSLACLHSMEKIYPYAMWVLASTANQQSVESATWKEQQKTVRALTAACKRVLRDHIAEEGWMMPAELENTVSKLNEMTVLTEYDLEQEMTTLVRYHSRLAVPLASQSPFQAFLTLQQSSSQLYWLSADENVDIDTRVAASSLVPGYEYRESNKSVWVAPASMALLTALNVAPVFLMPSVLPYIIMGLATPIYSAVAMRGYLRHRETSTKLAKTRLCLFEQYYASMTHLVKEDVALDAAHSKFVEFGTLVALLYDVFQIYKNVTTSMTVGAAGATDNSTDTALDQMFLTAWALTQCDEMAPMFQEQAPTMFQAARDLVVAHANAREQTMIRFMEVPPRLLVDISVQNFKKFGSIFDCPAGSAMNPVLRCKTL
- the LOC135904196 gene encoding neprilysin-21-like isoform X2, producing MVANLHSYFNRTSKQNFQDELQGRFLHQFSNLYMDCIIEYKGKNERESLQDTLRDFHIHETNHDENLTSLLGSLDRELRVFPFVTVSLVPETLRAAVTPSTTLLKRYFLSAERPIDGEYTRIVARALALLKPDTDVRKHAQNVHDLERKLESSVAGLVRAQKQQAVPVPVQNTWEEYHSFWKWDEYFTTLMAERRGFRMSHLFVKPPDLLHRLSTVIGETDTRTLFDYIRYRFIVFVAPFLSNDFEFLLPLSHAYHQATVPARSLACLHSMEKIYPYAMWVLASTANQQSVESATWKEQQKTVRALTAACKRVLRDHIAEEGWMMPAELENTVSKLNEMTVLTEYDLEQEMTTLVRYHSRLAVPLASQSPFQAFLTLQQSSSQLYWLSADENVDIDTRVAASSLVPGYEYRESNKSVWVAPASMALLTALNVAPVFLMPSVLPYIIMGLATPIYSAVAMRGYLRHRETSTKLAKTRLCLFEQYYASMTHLVKEDVALDAAHSKFVEFGTLVALLYDVFQIYKNVTTSMTVGAAGATDNSTDTALDQMFLTAWALTQCDEMAPMFQEQAPTMFQAARDLVVAHANAREQTMIRFMEVPPRLLVDISVQNFKKFGSIFDCPAGSAMNPVLRCKTL